A stretch of the Xyrauchen texanus isolate HMW12.3.18 chromosome 20, RBS_HiC_50CHRs, whole genome shotgun sequence genome encodes the following:
- the LOC127660612 gene encoding LIM domain-binding protein 1 isoform X10, translated as MSVGGCACPGCSSKSFKLYSPKEPPNGSAFPPFHPGAMLDRDVGPTPIYPPSYMEPGIGRHTPYGNQTDYRIFELNKRLQNWTEQDCDNLWWDAFTTEFFEDDAMLTITFCLEDGPKRYTIGRTLIPRYFRSIFEGGATELFYVLKHPKESFHNNFVSLDCDQCTMVTQNGKPMFTQVCVEGRLYLEFMFDDMMRIKTWHFSIRQHREVVPRSILAMHSQDPQMLDQLSKNITRCGLSNSTLNYLRLCVILEPMQELMSRHKTYSLSPRDCLKTCLFQKWQRMVAPPDMMSSAPSPAEPARQAPNKRRKRKMSGGSTMSSGGGNNNSNSKKKSPASSFALSSQDLVGTKTCTVPELEDRS; from the exons ATGTCTGTTGGAGGCTGTGCTTGCCCAG GCTGTTCGTCTAAGTCATTCAAGCTGTACTCCCCAAAGGAACCTCCCAACGGCAGTGCCTTCCCTCCATTTCACCCAGGCGCAATGCTGGATAGAGATGTGGG ACCGACACCAATTTATCCCCCCTCTTACATGGAACCTGGAATCGG GAGGCACACACCGTATGGAAATCAAACAGACTACAGAATATTTGAGCTAAACAAAAGGCTTCAGAATTGGACAGAG CAGGACTGTGACAATCTGTGGTGGGATGCATTCACTACAGAGTTTTTCGAAGATGATGCCATGCTGACTATCACATTCTGTCTGGAAGATGGACCCAAACGATATA CCATTGGTAGGACATTGATCCCCCGATACTTCAGAAGTATTTTTGAGGGTGGGGCCACTGAACTCTTCTATGTGCTTAAACATCCTAAGGAGTCTTTCCATAATAACTTTGTGTCCCTGGATTGCGACCAGTGCACCATGGTTACACAGAATGGCAAACCTATGTTCACACAG GTGTGTGTGGAGGGCCGGCTGTACCTGGAGTTTATGTTTGATGACATGATGCGTATAAAGACGTGGCACTTCAGTATCAGACAGCACAGAGAGGTCGTGCCGAGGAGCATACTGGCAATGCAT TCCCAAGACCCTCAAATGCTTGACCAGCTATCAAAAAACATCACAAGGTGTGGCTTATCTAACTCGACACTGAACTACCTCAGA CTTTGTGTAATCCTGGAGCCCATGCAGGAGCTGATGTCCAGACACAAGACGTACAGTCTCAGCCCACGGGACTGCCTCAAAACCTGTCTTTTTCAGAAATGGCAGAGGATGGTGGCCCCACCAG ATATGATGTCTTCTGCTCCTTCTCCAGCTGAGCCTGCGAGACAAGCTCCCAACAAACGAAGGAAACGAAAAATGTCTGGTGGAAGCACCATGAGTTCGGGTGGgggcaacaacaacagcaacagtaAAAAGAAAAGTCCAGCCAGCAGTTTTGCGCTCTCCAGCCAG GACCTGGTTGGAACAAAAACCTGTACAGTTCCGGAGCTTGAGGACCGGAGTTGA
- the LOC127660612 gene encoding LIM domain-binding protein 1 isoform X9: MSVGGCACPGCSSKSFKLYSPKEPPNGSAFPPFHPGAMLDRDVGPTPIYPPSYMEPGIGRHTPYGNQTDYRIFELNKRLQNWTEQDCDNLWWDAFTTEFFEDDAMLTITFCLEDGPKRYTIGRTLIPRYFRSIFEGGATELFYVLKHPKESFHNNFVSLDCDQCTMVTQNGKPMFTQVCVEGRLYLEFMFDDMMRIKTWHFSIRQHREVVPRSILAMHSQDPQMLDQLSKNITRCGLSNSTLNYLRLCVILEPMQELMSRHKTYSLSPRDCLKTCLFQKWQRMVAPPDMMSSAPSPAEPARQAPNKRRKRKMSGGSTMSSGGGNNNSNSKKKSPASSFALSSQVPDLVGTKTCTVPELEDRS, from the exons ATGTCTGTTGGAGGCTGTGCTTGCCCAG GCTGTTCGTCTAAGTCATTCAAGCTGTACTCCCCAAAGGAACCTCCCAACGGCAGTGCCTTCCCTCCATTTCACCCAGGCGCAATGCTGGATAGAGATGTGGG ACCGACACCAATTTATCCCCCCTCTTACATGGAACCTGGAATCGG GAGGCACACACCGTATGGAAATCAAACAGACTACAGAATATTTGAGCTAAACAAAAGGCTTCAGAATTGGACAGAG CAGGACTGTGACAATCTGTGGTGGGATGCATTCACTACAGAGTTTTTCGAAGATGATGCCATGCTGACTATCACATTCTGTCTGGAAGATGGACCCAAACGATATA CCATTGGTAGGACATTGATCCCCCGATACTTCAGAAGTATTTTTGAGGGTGGGGCCACTGAACTCTTCTATGTGCTTAAACATCCTAAGGAGTCTTTCCATAATAACTTTGTGTCCCTGGATTGCGACCAGTGCACCATGGTTACACAGAATGGCAAACCTATGTTCACACAG GTGTGTGTGGAGGGCCGGCTGTACCTGGAGTTTATGTTTGATGACATGATGCGTATAAAGACGTGGCACTTCAGTATCAGACAGCACAGAGAGGTCGTGCCGAGGAGCATACTGGCAATGCAT TCCCAAGACCCTCAAATGCTTGACCAGCTATCAAAAAACATCACAAGGTGTGGCTTATCTAACTCGACACTGAACTACCTCAGA CTTTGTGTAATCCTGGAGCCCATGCAGGAGCTGATGTCCAGACACAAGACGTACAGTCTCAGCCCACGGGACTGCCTCAAAACCTGTCTTTTTCAGAAATGGCAGAGGATGGTGGCCCCACCAG ATATGATGTCTTCTGCTCCTTCTCCAGCTGAGCCTGCGAGACAAGCTCCCAACAAACGAAGGAAACGAAAAATGTCTGGTGGAAGCACCATGAGTTCGGGTGGgggcaacaacaacagcaacagtaAAAAGAAAAGTCCAGCCAGCAGTTTTGCGCTCTCCAGCCAGGTACCT GACCTGGTTGGAACAAAAACCTGTACAGTTCCGGAGCTTGAGGACCGGAGTTGA
- the LOC127660612 gene encoding LIM domain-binding protein 1 isoform X12 — MSVGGCACPGCSSKSFKLYSPKEPPNGSAFPPFHPGAMLDRDVGPTPIYPPSYMEPGIGRHTPYGNQTDYRIFELNKRLQNWTEQDCDNLWWDAFTTEFFEDDAMLTITFCLEDGPKRYTIGRTLIPRYFRSIFEGGATELFYVLKHPKESFHNNFVSLDCDQCTMVTQNGKPMFTQVCVEGRLYLEFMFDDMMRIKTWHFSIRQHREVVPRSILAMHSQDPQMLDQLSKNITRCGLSNSTLNYLRLCVILEPMQELMSRHKTYSLSPRDCLKTCLFQKWQRMVAPPAEPARQAPNKRRKRKMSGGSTMSSGGGNNNSNSKKKSPASSFALSSQDLVGTKTCTVPELEDRS, encoded by the exons ATGTCTGTTGGAGGCTGTGCTTGCCCAG GCTGTTCGTCTAAGTCATTCAAGCTGTACTCCCCAAAGGAACCTCCCAACGGCAGTGCCTTCCCTCCATTTCACCCAGGCGCAATGCTGGATAGAGATGTGGG ACCGACACCAATTTATCCCCCCTCTTACATGGAACCTGGAATCGG GAGGCACACACCGTATGGAAATCAAACAGACTACAGAATATTTGAGCTAAACAAAAGGCTTCAGAATTGGACAGAG CAGGACTGTGACAATCTGTGGTGGGATGCATTCACTACAGAGTTTTTCGAAGATGATGCCATGCTGACTATCACATTCTGTCTGGAAGATGGACCCAAACGATATA CCATTGGTAGGACATTGATCCCCCGATACTTCAGAAGTATTTTTGAGGGTGGGGCCACTGAACTCTTCTATGTGCTTAAACATCCTAAGGAGTCTTTCCATAATAACTTTGTGTCCCTGGATTGCGACCAGTGCACCATGGTTACACAGAATGGCAAACCTATGTTCACACAG GTGTGTGTGGAGGGCCGGCTGTACCTGGAGTTTATGTTTGATGACATGATGCGTATAAAGACGTGGCACTTCAGTATCAGACAGCACAGAGAGGTCGTGCCGAGGAGCATACTGGCAATGCAT TCCCAAGACCCTCAAATGCTTGACCAGCTATCAAAAAACATCACAAGGTGTGGCTTATCTAACTCGACACTGAACTACCTCAGA CTTTGTGTAATCCTGGAGCCCATGCAGGAGCTGATGTCCAGACACAAGACGTACAGTCTCAGCCCACGGGACTGCCTCAAAACCTGTCTTTTTCAGAAATGGCAGAGGATGGTGGCCCCACCAG CTGAGCCTGCGAGACAAGCTCCCAACAAACGAAGGAAACGAAAAATGTCTGGTGGAAGCACCATGAGTTCGGGTGGgggcaacaacaacagcaacagtaAAAAGAAAAGTCCAGCCAGCAGTTTTGCGCTCTCCAGCCAG GACCTGGTTGGAACAAAAACCTGTACAGTTCCGGAGCTTGAGGACCGGAGTTGA
- the LOC127660612 gene encoding LIM domain-binding protein 1 isoform X11 translates to MSVGGCACPGCSSKSFKLYSPKEPPNGSAFPPFHPGAMLDRDVGPTPIYPPSYMEPGIGRHTPYGNQTDYRIFELNKRLQNWTEDCDNLWWDAFTTEFFEDDAMLTITFCLEDGPKRYTIGRTLIPRYFRSIFEGGATELFYVLKHPKESFHNNFVSLDCDQCTMVTQNGKPMFTQVCVEGRLYLEFMFDDMMRIKTWHFSIRQHREVVPRSILAMHSQDPQMLDQLSKNITRCGLSNSTLNYLRLCVILEPMQELMSRHKTYSLSPRDCLKTCLFQKWQRMVAPPAEPARQAPNKRRKRKMSGGSTMSSGGGNNNSNSKKKSPASSFALSSQVPDLVGTKTCTVPELEDRS, encoded by the exons ATGTCTGTTGGAGGCTGTGCTTGCCCAG GCTGTTCGTCTAAGTCATTCAAGCTGTACTCCCCAAAGGAACCTCCCAACGGCAGTGCCTTCCCTCCATTTCACCCAGGCGCAATGCTGGATAGAGATGTGGG ACCGACACCAATTTATCCCCCCTCTTACATGGAACCTGGAATCGG GAGGCACACACCGTATGGAAATCAAACAGACTACAGAATATTTGAGCTAAACAAAAGGCTTCAGAATTGGACAGAG GACTGTGACAATCTGTGGTGGGATGCATTCACTACAGAGTTTTTCGAAGATGATGCCATGCTGACTATCACATTCTGTCTGGAAGATGGACCCAAACGATATA CCATTGGTAGGACATTGATCCCCCGATACTTCAGAAGTATTTTTGAGGGTGGGGCCACTGAACTCTTCTATGTGCTTAAACATCCTAAGGAGTCTTTCCATAATAACTTTGTGTCCCTGGATTGCGACCAGTGCACCATGGTTACACAGAATGGCAAACCTATGTTCACACAG GTGTGTGTGGAGGGCCGGCTGTACCTGGAGTTTATGTTTGATGACATGATGCGTATAAAGACGTGGCACTTCAGTATCAGACAGCACAGAGAGGTCGTGCCGAGGAGCATACTGGCAATGCAT TCCCAAGACCCTCAAATGCTTGACCAGCTATCAAAAAACATCACAAGGTGTGGCTTATCTAACTCGACACTGAACTACCTCAGA CTTTGTGTAATCCTGGAGCCCATGCAGGAGCTGATGTCCAGACACAAGACGTACAGTCTCAGCCCACGGGACTGCCTCAAAACCTGTCTTTTTCAGAAATGGCAGAGGATGGTGGCCCCACCAG CTGAGCCTGCGAGACAAGCTCCCAACAAACGAAGGAAACGAAAAATGTCTGGTGGAAGCACCATGAGTTCGGGTGGgggcaacaacaacagcaacagtaAAAAGAAAAGTCCAGCCAGCAGTTTTGCGCTCTCCAGCCAGGTACCT GACCTGGTTGGAACAAAAACCTGTACAGTTCCGGAGCTTGAGGACCGGAGTTGA
- the LOC127660612 gene encoding LIM domain-binding protein 1-A isoform X7 translates to MSVGGCACPGCSSKSFKLYSPKEPPNGSAFPPFHPGAMLDRDVGPTPIYPPSYMEPGIGRHTPYGNQTDYRIFELNKRLQNWTEDCDNLWWDAFTTEFFEDDAMLTITFCLEDGPKRYTIGRTLIPRYFRSIFEGGATELFYVLKHPKESFHNNFVSLDCDQCTMVTQNGKPMFTQVCVEGRLYLEFMFDDMMRIKTWHFSIRQHREVVPRSILAMHSQDPQMLDQLSKNITRCGLSNSTLNYLRLCVILEPMQELMSRHKTYSLSPRDCLKTCLFQKWQRMVAPPAEPARQAPNKRRKRKMSGGSTMSSGGGNNNSNSKKKSPASSFALSSQDVMVVGEPTLMGGEFGDEDERLITRLENTQFDAANGMDDEDSFNSSPALGTNSPWNSKAPSSQESKNDNPNSQSSQ, encoded by the exons ATGTCTGTTGGAGGCTGTGCTTGCCCAG GCTGTTCGTCTAAGTCATTCAAGCTGTACTCCCCAAAGGAACCTCCCAACGGCAGTGCCTTCCCTCCATTTCACCCAGGCGCAATGCTGGATAGAGATGTGGG ACCGACACCAATTTATCCCCCCTCTTACATGGAACCTGGAATCGG GAGGCACACACCGTATGGAAATCAAACAGACTACAGAATATTTGAGCTAAACAAAAGGCTTCAGAATTGGACAGAG GACTGTGACAATCTGTGGTGGGATGCATTCACTACAGAGTTTTTCGAAGATGATGCCATGCTGACTATCACATTCTGTCTGGAAGATGGACCCAAACGATATA CCATTGGTAGGACATTGATCCCCCGATACTTCAGAAGTATTTTTGAGGGTGGGGCCACTGAACTCTTCTATGTGCTTAAACATCCTAAGGAGTCTTTCCATAATAACTTTGTGTCCCTGGATTGCGACCAGTGCACCATGGTTACACAGAATGGCAAACCTATGTTCACACAG GTGTGTGTGGAGGGCCGGCTGTACCTGGAGTTTATGTTTGATGACATGATGCGTATAAAGACGTGGCACTTCAGTATCAGACAGCACAGAGAGGTCGTGCCGAGGAGCATACTGGCAATGCAT TCCCAAGACCCTCAAATGCTTGACCAGCTATCAAAAAACATCACAAGGTGTGGCTTATCTAACTCGACACTGAACTACCTCAGA CTTTGTGTAATCCTGGAGCCCATGCAGGAGCTGATGTCCAGACACAAGACGTACAGTCTCAGCCCACGGGACTGCCTCAAAACCTGTCTTTTTCAGAAATGGCAGAGGATGGTGGCCCCACCAG CTGAGCCTGCGAGACAAGCTCCCAACAAACGAAGGAAACGAAAAATGTCTGGTGGAAGCACCATGAGTTCGGGTGGgggcaacaacaacagcaacagtaAAAAGAAAAGTCCAGCCAGCAGTTTTGCGCTCTCCAGCCAG GATGTGATGGTGGTGGGAGAGCCCACTCTGATGGGAGGGGAGTTCGGGGATGAGGATGAGAGGCTGATCACACGGCTGGAGAACACACAGTTTGATGCAGCCAATGGCATGGACGACGAGGACAGTTTCAACAGTTCCCCTGCCCTGGGCACCAACAGCCCCTGGAACAGCAAAGCTCCCTCCAGCCAGGAGAGCAAAAATGACAACCCCAACTCACAGTCATCCCAGTAG
- the LOC127660612 gene encoding LIM domain-binding protein 1-A isoform X6 — protein MSVGGCACPGCSSKSFKLYSPKEPPNGSAFPPFHPGAMLDRDVGPTPIYPPSYMEPGIGRHTPYGNQTDYRIFELNKRLQNWTEQDCDNLWWDAFTTEFFEDDAMLTITFCLEDGPKRYTIGRTLIPRYFRSIFEGGATELFYVLKHPKESFHNNFVSLDCDQCTMVTQNGKPMFTQVCVEGRLYLEFMFDDMMRIKTWHFSIRQHREVVPRSILAMHSQDPQMLDQLSKNITRCGLSNSTLNYLRLCVILEPMQELMSRHKTYSLSPRDCLKTCLFQKWQRMVAPPAEPARQAPNKRRKRKMSGGSTMSSGGGNNNSNSKKKSPASSFALSSQDVMVVGEPTLMGGEFGDEDERLITRLENTQFDAANGMDDEDSFNSSPALGTNSPWNSKAPSSQESKNDNPNSQSSQ, from the exons ATGTCTGTTGGAGGCTGTGCTTGCCCAG GCTGTTCGTCTAAGTCATTCAAGCTGTACTCCCCAAAGGAACCTCCCAACGGCAGTGCCTTCCCTCCATTTCACCCAGGCGCAATGCTGGATAGAGATGTGGG ACCGACACCAATTTATCCCCCCTCTTACATGGAACCTGGAATCGG GAGGCACACACCGTATGGAAATCAAACAGACTACAGAATATTTGAGCTAAACAAAAGGCTTCAGAATTGGACAGAG CAGGACTGTGACAATCTGTGGTGGGATGCATTCACTACAGAGTTTTTCGAAGATGATGCCATGCTGACTATCACATTCTGTCTGGAAGATGGACCCAAACGATATA CCATTGGTAGGACATTGATCCCCCGATACTTCAGAAGTATTTTTGAGGGTGGGGCCACTGAACTCTTCTATGTGCTTAAACATCCTAAGGAGTCTTTCCATAATAACTTTGTGTCCCTGGATTGCGACCAGTGCACCATGGTTACACAGAATGGCAAACCTATGTTCACACAG GTGTGTGTGGAGGGCCGGCTGTACCTGGAGTTTATGTTTGATGACATGATGCGTATAAAGACGTGGCACTTCAGTATCAGACAGCACAGAGAGGTCGTGCCGAGGAGCATACTGGCAATGCAT TCCCAAGACCCTCAAATGCTTGACCAGCTATCAAAAAACATCACAAGGTGTGGCTTATCTAACTCGACACTGAACTACCTCAGA CTTTGTGTAATCCTGGAGCCCATGCAGGAGCTGATGTCCAGACACAAGACGTACAGTCTCAGCCCACGGGACTGCCTCAAAACCTGTCTTTTTCAGAAATGGCAGAGGATGGTGGCCCCACCAG CTGAGCCTGCGAGACAAGCTCCCAACAAACGAAGGAAACGAAAAATGTCTGGTGGAAGCACCATGAGTTCGGGTGGgggcaacaacaacagcaacagtaAAAAGAAAAGTCCAGCCAGCAGTTTTGCGCTCTCCAGCCAG GATGTGATGGTGGTGGGAGAGCCCACTCTGATGGGAGGGGAGTTCGGGGATGAGGATGAGAGGCTGATCACACGGCTGGAGAACACACAGTTTGATGCAGCCAATGGCATGGACGACGAGGACAGTTTCAACAGTTCCCCTGCCCTGGGCACCAACAGCCCCTGGAACAGCAAAGCTCCCTCCAGCCAGGAGAGCAAAAATGACAACCCCAACTCACAGTCATCCCAGTAG
- the LOC127660612 gene encoding LIM domain-binding protein 1-A isoform X4, translating into MSVGGCACPGCSSKSFKLYSPKEPPNGSAFPPFHPGAMLDRDVGPTPIYPPSYMEPGIGRHTPYGNQTDYRIFELNKRLQNWTEQDCDNLWWDAFTTEFFEDDAMLTITFCLEDGPKRYTIGRTLIPRYFRSIFEGGATELFYVLKHPKESFHNNFVSLDCDQCTMVTQNGKPMFTQVCVEGRLYLEFMFDDMMRIKTWHFSIRQHREVVPRSILAMHSQDPQMLDQLSKNITRCGLSNSTLNYLRLCVILEPMQELMSRHKTYSLSPRDCLKTCLFQKWQRMVAPPAEPARQAPNKRRKRKMSGGSTMSSGGGNNNSNSKKKSPASSFALSSQVPDVMVVGEPTLMGGEFGDEDERLITRLENTQFDAANGMDDEDSFNSSPALGTNSPWNSKAPSSQESKNDNPNSQSSQ; encoded by the exons ATGTCTGTTGGAGGCTGTGCTTGCCCAG GCTGTTCGTCTAAGTCATTCAAGCTGTACTCCCCAAAGGAACCTCCCAACGGCAGTGCCTTCCCTCCATTTCACCCAGGCGCAATGCTGGATAGAGATGTGGG ACCGACACCAATTTATCCCCCCTCTTACATGGAACCTGGAATCGG GAGGCACACACCGTATGGAAATCAAACAGACTACAGAATATTTGAGCTAAACAAAAGGCTTCAGAATTGGACAGAG CAGGACTGTGACAATCTGTGGTGGGATGCATTCACTACAGAGTTTTTCGAAGATGATGCCATGCTGACTATCACATTCTGTCTGGAAGATGGACCCAAACGATATA CCATTGGTAGGACATTGATCCCCCGATACTTCAGAAGTATTTTTGAGGGTGGGGCCACTGAACTCTTCTATGTGCTTAAACATCCTAAGGAGTCTTTCCATAATAACTTTGTGTCCCTGGATTGCGACCAGTGCACCATGGTTACACAGAATGGCAAACCTATGTTCACACAG GTGTGTGTGGAGGGCCGGCTGTACCTGGAGTTTATGTTTGATGACATGATGCGTATAAAGACGTGGCACTTCAGTATCAGACAGCACAGAGAGGTCGTGCCGAGGAGCATACTGGCAATGCAT TCCCAAGACCCTCAAATGCTTGACCAGCTATCAAAAAACATCACAAGGTGTGGCTTATCTAACTCGACACTGAACTACCTCAGA CTTTGTGTAATCCTGGAGCCCATGCAGGAGCTGATGTCCAGACACAAGACGTACAGTCTCAGCCCACGGGACTGCCTCAAAACCTGTCTTTTTCAGAAATGGCAGAGGATGGTGGCCCCACCAG CTGAGCCTGCGAGACAAGCTCCCAACAAACGAAGGAAACGAAAAATGTCTGGTGGAAGCACCATGAGTTCGGGTGGgggcaacaacaacagcaacagtaAAAAGAAAAGTCCAGCCAGCAGTTTTGCGCTCTCCAGCCAGGTACCT GATGTGATGGTGGTGGGAGAGCCCACTCTGATGGGAGGGGAGTTCGGGGATGAGGATGAGAGGCTGATCACACGGCTGGAGAACACACAGTTTGATGCAGCCAATGGCATGGACGACGAGGACAGTTTCAACAGTTCCCCTGCCCTGGGCACCAACAGCCCCTGGAACAGCAAAGCTCCCTCCAGCCAGGAGAGCAAAAATGACAACCCCAACTCACAGTCATCCCAGTAG
- the LOC127660612 gene encoding LIM domain-binding protein 1-A isoform X1 produces MSVGGCACPGCSSKSFKLYSPKEPPNGSAFPPFHPGAMLDRDVGPTPIYPPSYMEPGIGRHTPYGNQTDYRIFELNKRLQNWTEQDCDNLWWDAFTTEFFEDDAMLTITFCLEDGPKRYTIGRTLIPRYFRSIFEGGATELFYVLKHPKESFHNNFVSLDCDQCTMVTQNGKPMFTQVCVEGRLYLEFMFDDMMRIKTWHFSIRQHREVVPRSILAMHSQDPQMLDQLSKNITRCGLSNSTLNYLRLCVILEPMQELMSRHKTYSLSPRDCLKTCLFQKWQRMVAPPDMMSSAPSPAEPARQAPNKRRKRKMSGGSTMSSGGGNNNSNSKKKSPASSFALSSQVPDVMVVGEPTLMGGEFGDEDERLITRLENTQFDAANGMDDEDSFNSSPALGTNSPWNSKAPSSQESKNDNPNSQSSQ; encoded by the exons ATGTCTGTTGGAGGCTGTGCTTGCCCAG GCTGTTCGTCTAAGTCATTCAAGCTGTACTCCCCAAAGGAACCTCCCAACGGCAGTGCCTTCCCTCCATTTCACCCAGGCGCAATGCTGGATAGAGATGTGGG ACCGACACCAATTTATCCCCCCTCTTACATGGAACCTGGAATCGG GAGGCACACACCGTATGGAAATCAAACAGACTACAGAATATTTGAGCTAAACAAAAGGCTTCAGAATTGGACAGAG CAGGACTGTGACAATCTGTGGTGGGATGCATTCACTACAGAGTTTTTCGAAGATGATGCCATGCTGACTATCACATTCTGTCTGGAAGATGGACCCAAACGATATA CCATTGGTAGGACATTGATCCCCCGATACTTCAGAAGTATTTTTGAGGGTGGGGCCACTGAACTCTTCTATGTGCTTAAACATCCTAAGGAGTCTTTCCATAATAACTTTGTGTCCCTGGATTGCGACCAGTGCACCATGGTTACACAGAATGGCAAACCTATGTTCACACAG GTGTGTGTGGAGGGCCGGCTGTACCTGGAGTTTATGTTTGATGACATGATGCGTATAAAGACGTGGCACTTCAGTATCAGACAGCACAGAGAGGTCGTGCCGAGGAGCATACTGGCAATGCAT TCCCAAGACCCTCAAATGCTTGACCAGCTATCAAAAAACATCACAAGGTGTGGCTTATCTAACTCGACACTGAACTACCTCAGA CTTTGTGTAATCCTGGAGCCCATGCAGGAGCTGATGTCCAGACACAAGACGTACAGTCTCAGCCCACGGGACTGCCTCAAAACCTGTCTTTTTCAGAAATGGCAGAGGATGGTGGCCCCACCAG ATATGATGTCTTCTGCTCCTTCTCCAGCTGAGCCTGCGAGACAAGCTCCCAACAAACGAAGGAAACGAAAAATGTCTGGTGGAAGCACCATGAGTTCGGGTGGgggcaacaacaacagcaacagtaAAAAGAAAAGTCCAGCCAGCAGTTTTGCGCTCTCCAGCCAGGTACCT GATGTGATGGTGGTGGGAGAGCCCACTCTGATGGGAGGGGAGTTCGGGGATGAGGATGAGAGGCTGATCACACGGCTGGAGAACACACAGTTTGATGCAGCCAATGGCATGGACGACGAGGACAGTTTCAACAGTTCCCCTGCCCTGGGCACCAACAGCCCCTGGAACAGCAAAGCTCCCTCCAGCCAGGAGAGCAAAAATGACAACCCCAACTCACAGTCATCCCAGTAG
- the LOC127660612 gene encoding LIM domain-binding protein 1-A isoform X8, with protein MLDRDVGPTPIYPPSYMEPGIGRHTPYGNQTDYRIFELNKRLQNWTEQDCDNLWWDAFTTEFFEDDAMLTITFCLEDGPKRYTIGRTLIPRYFRSIFEGGATELFYVLKHPKESFHNNFVSLDCDQCTMVTQNGKPMFTQVCVEGRLYLEFMFDDMMRIKTWHFSIRQHREVVPRSILAMHSQDPQMLDQLSKNITRCGLSNSTLNYLRLCVILEPMQELMSRHKTYSLSPRDCLKTCLFQKWQRMVAPPDMMSSAPSPAEPARQAPNKRRKRKMSGGSTMSSGGGNNNSNSKKKSPASSFALSSQVPDVMVVGEPTLMGGEFGDEDERLITRLENTQFDAANGMDDEDSFNSSPALGTNSPWNSKAPSSQESKNDNPNSQSSQ; from the exons ATGCTGGATAGAGATGTGGG ACCGACACCAATTTATCCCCCCTCTTACATGGAACCTGGAATCGG GAGGCACACACCGTATGGAAATCAAACAGACTACAGAATATTTGAGCTAAACAAAAGGCTTCAGAATTGGACAGAG CAGGACTGTGACAATCTGTGGTGGGATGCATTCACTACAGAGTTTTTCGAAGATGATGCCATGCTGACTATCACATTCTGTCTGGAAGATGGACCCAAACGATATA CCATTGGTAGGACATTGATCCCCCGATACTTCAGAAGTATTTTTGAGGGTGGGGCCACTGAACTCTTCTATGTGCTTAAACATCCTAAGGAGTCTTTCCATAATAACTTTGTGTCCCTGGATTGCGACCAGTGCACCATGGTTACACAGAATGGCAAACCTATGTTCACACAG GTGTGTGTGGAGGGCCGGCTGTACCTGGAGTTTATGTTTGATGACATGATGCGTATAAAGACGTGGCACTTCAGTATCAGACAGCACAGAGAGGTCGTGCCGAGGAGCATACTGGCAATGCAT TCCCAAGACCCTCAAATGCTTGACCAGCTATCAAAAAACATCACAAGGTGTGGCTTATCTAACTCGACACTGAACTACCTCAGA CTTTGTGTAATCCTGGAGCCCATGCAGGAGCTGATGTCCAGACACAAGACGTACAGTCTCAGCCCACGGGACTGCCTCAAAACCTGTCTTTTTCAGAAATGGCAGAGGATGGTGGCCCCACCAG ATATGATGTCTTCTGCTCCTTCTCCAGCTGAGCCTGCGAGACAAGCTCCCAACAAACGAAGGAAACGAAAAATGTCTGGTGGAAGCACCATGAGTTCGGGTGGgggcaacaacaacagcaacagtaAAAAGAAAAGTCCAGCCAGCAGTTTTGCGCTCTCCAGCCAGGTACCT GATGTGATGGTGGTGGGAGAGCCCACTCTGATGGGAGGGGAGTTCGGGGATGAGGATGAGAGGCTGATCACACGGCTGGAGAACACACAGTTTGATGCAGCCAATGGCATGGACGACGAGGACAGTTTCAACAGTTCCCCTGCCCTGGGCACCAACAGCCCCTGGAACAGCAAAGCTCCCTCCAGCCAGGAGAGCAAAAATGACAACCCCAACTCACAGTCATCCCAGTAG